In Acomys russatus chromosome 16, mAcoRus1.1, whole genome shotgun sequence, the DNA window GTCTGACCTTGAGCTTGCTATGTGGAGTAGAGTGGACCTTGAACTCccaagcttcctgcttctgcctcctgagttctgggattacagatctgCCACCAGGCCcattcaattgtgtgtgtgtgtgtgtgtgtgtgtgtgtgtgtgtgtgtgtgtgtgttgtcacatgtggaggttagaggacaacttttgggattAGTTCTCTCCTGCCGCCTTGTGGGATCTCAGCGTTTGAACTTGGGTTGTAAGGCCTGCATCTAAGTCATCCTACCATTCTGTAAGTTTTTCCCTTGTATATTTGACATTAGTCTGAATTCTTCCCCCTTCTCCATGTGAGAGGGTGCTGTAGTGCCCTTGTGTTTCTGAAGGGCGCGGAACAAGGATTTGTGTCTAAATTGTGAATAATAAACCGTAAAGTATGGGCGTCAGTGGCTGAGCCTGCTCTTACGTAAGCCCAGGAGAGTTCATTGTGGACGGGTCCTTAGTCATGATCTGgtcagcatttgttttgttttcatttctgggGACTTAATttggggccttgcacatgctaggcaggtgctctgaaCACTGAGTTACCCTCCAGCCTCactcagcattctttttttttttttttttttggtttttcgagacaaggtttctctgtgtatccttggctgtcctggactcactttgtagatcaggctggcctcaaactcacagtgatccgcctgcctctgcctcctgcgtgctgggattaaaggcgtgcgccaccgtgcccggcttcaGTCAGCGTTCTTAGGTGTACGACGCATTTAGCAGATGTcaaggaggcagggaagagagtgagtttcagaatcAGATAGACTCGTGGTTAGCTCCCTGCCTGACTGTGCACAGCTACGTGGCCACTGACAAATCGTAGCTTCTTCAAGCCCAGGTTTCCTAGCCTATAAAACGGGGCTAACAATATTGTGTTTAATGAAGTGATAAGTGAAACACTATCATAATTGCCGGGTACTAATTAGCTTCTGCGAGAGGTAATCAAATATGACATCAGCTTCGCAGAAGATTCTGGATTGGCAAGGTGTTGGTCTCCTCAGTGGTCCCGAACCTGCACACTCAGCTGCTGGGAAAGATGATGCTCGATGGGCTGTGCAGAGGGCGGGTCAGACTGACTCTCTTTGTCCTGGGATGCAATTACTTCAATGCTTTCATTGCATATGGATGACTTAGGTAACAGGTACCCCAAAGTTTGTGCAGCTGACCGGGGCTCTGTATTAAACAGTACAAGCTGAGGAGGCAGACTCTCTGAGCAGAGAATGATGTAGTCTGGGAGTTGACAGGGTCATTGCTCATGGAAGTGCTCTGAACACAGTCAAGCTGCTGTTTCTCACACTGGTGGTAAGCttgagagcagaggggagggagagcgGGGAGGATGAGAAGCACTGAGTGGGGCAAGGAGGCTCGGGGAGATGGAGGTGACAGAGGGACCTCGCTAGTGGGCTTTGGGTGGTGGACTTACTGGTCCATCAGGACAGAGCTCCGACCTTCACGGAAACACTCTTAACATTTAACATCTTAAATGTTAAGAGTGGAAACACTCTTAACATTTCTTCTTAGTTGGTCCGTTTTGTCTGTGGAGGATTGGCTCTTGCTGAACTGTTTGGAAATAGTTGCAGAACTGAGAACATCTCCCCCGTCGCCcgtgccccccccttttttttttgagacagggtttctctgtgtagctttggctttcctggagctctgtagaccaggctggccttgaactcacagagatccacctgtctctgcctcctgagtgctgggattacaggcgtgcgctaccacgcccggctcatgtcTCCTCCTACTGCACCATCTGAGGATAAGAGTAAACTACACAGCTACATCATGGTTATTCCTGACAATGGCGGAAGATTGGTACCACCGGGGCAGTGTCAGCTGGTGCGCAGCCGCAGAAAGGTTTTGGTCAAGGGGAGGGGTTGCTAATGCAACAGCCTTGGCAGGGCTGTCCTTGCGCATAGATGGATGCGAGAGCCAGAGCTGAAAGTCAGGGCTAGAGTGAAATGGGTGAGAAGGCTCTGCTGAGGCCAGCACagacttcctccttcctcctgagcaAGGTGCATGGGTGAGTGCTCTGTGTGAGTGACAGAGCCAGACCCAGAGCTGAGTGTGGAAGAGTGAGGCCAGCTGCAGGAAGCCACAGGGGTGTCAGAGGCAGAGCGAAGAGGGTTGTCAACAAGTTAGTTGTGGAGTTTTCCTAGGATGGTTCCTGTTACGTGTCAGCTTGAATGGGATGCAAGTGTTATTCAGGGTGTCTCTGTCAGAgtgttttgtatttaaattagTAGGCTGAATCAAGCAGACTGTCCTCATTAATATAAATGGGCTTcattcaatctttaaaaaaaaagaaaaaaatatatatatattgggcaTGGTGGGTtgcacctttaaatcccagcattccggaagcagagacaagtggatctctgtgaattccaggccctCCTagtgagccttctctccagcctcactcaaTCTCCTAAAGGCCTCACTGCTACAGGACATTTATGTCATAACCCACCACCTGCTTGCTctgttttaaaaggaatttaGGAAACAGACATTGGTGAAGGAAGTGGGCTTGTTTACAATGGAACTACTTTCTGTCTCCGTGCTCTCCTGCCAGTGTCCGCAGCAGTCTTCAATTAGAGAGCTCCAGGAGAGGCCAGGAGATGTGGGCAATTTACCTGAACAGTTCAGTCTGTCCTGGGGACAGGTGTGGCGGGGTAGGAGGTCGTGATTTACCTGAATAGCTCGGTCAGTCCTGGGGGCAGGTGAGGGGGGTGATTTATGTGACCGGCTCAGTCAGTCCTGGGAGAGGCAGGGGTTCTCCTTGGCCTCAGTTACTGTGactgtctctgctctctggagGGTGTTAGATGTTTGCAAGTTACACTGTTATGGGACCAGAAGAGACAGTCCAAGCCTTTCCCTATATAAGAAGGAATTCTCTTGAAGCTTTTTGAACTGGGACAGAGACTCTTCCGGGTTTCCTGGCAACTTTTGTTTTAGGATTAGATTCAGGGCATTGGTTTTGCAGATTTTGGACTTACCAGCTCCCAGAATTACATGACACATtccttgtaacacacacacacacacacacacacacacacacacacacacacatgcacacacaccccacatgcacacactcacacaccttcTATTGGTTCTGCCTCCCTGTGGACTCTAATGCATCTGTTCCATGTCAAGCCTTCTGTCACCTGTCACAGTGTAGAGACCATCCCTAGACACAGCTGCCACAGACTGTCCCTTGTAGGGCTCAGTTTGCCTGTGCTGGGCTTTCAGGGTCGGTGATGCCGACCCACGACTCCTTGGGCCATGGACAGGAACCTGGGTTTAGTCTGCAGGCTGGTACCTTCCTCACGCAGTGCCACTTGCATCGTTTCTGCCAGGGCCTCATTTTGACTGCATCTGTATATGGGGTACACTTCTGGACCCATTCTttataaacagcaacaacaaaaccaaaactgtttTAACATAATACCTATGaaattgggatttttaaaaaaatcattacttaATGTAAGTAAATACGACATCTTTATGAGGAAAAGACGTCCCTTCTTAGGCTGCTGAAATTAAATTCAAGTAGCTTGTCCACATTTTGAGAAAAGTTGCCAGAGTGACAAGGTGTGGGAGTGGATATTAGGGCATTTGGAGGGTGCCCTGAAATCTATGTTTCAGGTTCGGTCAGGCTGTTGGGGGAAGCACAGGTGGGGGAAGGAATGGAAGGGCAGGGAGGCCCAGCTCCAGACGGTGGCGGTTGAGACAAGATGAATCTGGACTAGAAGGATCCAAGAGGCACGGAGAGAGAATGCGATGGATTTCAAAGGCAGTGGCTTGGGGACAGAAGGGAATGGGGTGGGTGGGCTGCAGATGGTGATCTTAGTGTGGCTCCCTAGAAGATGGAGCTGTCACGGGGGCACAGAGCTGCCTTGGAGTCTGAGGTCAAGTCCAAAGGGCAGAATAAGAGAAGCGAGCACttccagggtcagatggtttgcCTCTAACTTTTGGTAATGGTGCTAGGAGGTTCATGCccacccccccaaacccccacccccTTAATAATAGTAAACCCacactttaaattaaattaaaacatttttagttcCGCTCTTCTCAGTGGACCCACACATGAATTCTCCACTGGTTATTACTGAGAATGACTAAGGAATATAATTGAGCTGAAAATAATCCTCCGCCCATACTCGCTGGGTTGGTTACTAAGTATTGCTTGGGTTTTTAAAGCAGGCGAGGCAGAGTTGCCGCTCTCTCCAAATGGTAAGTTTGAGGACTGCATATGGTGGCCATCTGTTCCGGACTAGCATTTTACAATATTTGATTAGCACTTTATATAGTCTGGGGAAGCCTGCCAGGGAAGCTGCCTGTCATATTGGGACCATAGTGTGTCCTCTGTGTTTGCCCTTCAGGGTCCTGCCCGTCATGGCTTGTGGGGTTCCCTGCTGTGGGCTAGGCTAACGCAGGGCATTGAAGAGCCCCATCCTGTGTCGACTTCCTTATAGCCAGCAAAGTAGGTCATagacatggtttttgttttgttttttggagacatgtagcccaggctgtccttaaactcactacaaagccaaggatgaccttgtgACCCTGCTGTAGTGCTGTGGTTCTGCACCGTCATGCCTTCTGTTTGCAGTGTCAGAGAGTGAGCCCAGAACTTTCTGCATGCCAGGCAGGTGTTCCcccagctgagccacaccccacccctggaAGTAGAAGTGAGGCATCAAGATCTATCACAATTCTTTAGGTTGAAGGTGACAGAACCAGCACCGTCCCAGGCTGCTTTGGCTTATCTACCAATCAGGCTTAGTTCTGCGGCCTGGGCTTCCTATGGGTGAAGCATTTTAGGACTTAAATGAGGTCTTTGGACCTTGTTCTGGCAAGTTCCggctctgccttctgcttggaGGCAAGAGGACATCCCTTGTAGAATTACTGAGTCTAGCTGGGGAGGGAGTCGTTCACCTGTGAGCCAATCTGAGCGTGTATGAATCCCAGGCTCAGGTTGGTCAGGCAGATTGGACCCCATGTGCACCTGGAGTCCTGTAAAGCTGGCATTTACCAGGAGGGAGAATGGACGGTGGGGGTGAACAGCTGCTGGTTAGGCCAGTGTCAGAGCAAGAGCCGGAAGAACCACGAGGAAATGGCCAATCCAGCTGTGGAGAGAGGAGCGTGTTTGCTTCAAAAAGATATGCTTGAAATAGACCGTCGGCAcctctgatcccagcctatcatGGTCTCCtgcacagggtggggtggggacagggtgggggCTTAGGGTGAGACCTCCTGCGGGGGTTCTACCCAGCAGTTTCTACTTTAAAGCTAACACCAGtcaatcccaacactcgagaggcagaggcaggatctctgtgagttcaaggccagcctagtttacaaagtgagtccaggatggccagggctgttacacagagaaaccctgtctccaaaccctccccgcccccccaaaaaataaataaataaagctaacaCTGGTCACTCTGTCCCTGCCTTTGAACTCTTCATCCGGCACATAGGGAACCTCTCCCCCACAGACAGGAAGATAGTGAGATAATTAGGAGGTAATGGGGTTATGTCGAGGGGTTCAGTTCATCCGATGTGAAGCCAGCTGagggccaggcacagtgctgaGGCATGGCTCAGCTCTTGAGAGCCTCctgctggtttctctgtgtagccttgcctgtcccgagctccttttgtagaccaggctggcctcgaactcacagtgatccaactgcctccgcctccctgagtgctgggattacaggcatgcttagactcaaattttatttaaaaaacatggaaaccaggtggtggtggcagcagcggtggcagcatacacctttaatttcagcacttgggaggcagagactggcagatctctgagtttgaggccagcctggtctacagcgtgagttctaggacagccaggggcacacagagaaaccctgtcttataaaacaTAAGTAGATAGTCCGTAGACACAAAAGGGAACATGGCAGACGTTCCATTTACACAAACCTTGGGAGCGTGTGAAGgaatggggtgggaggtggggtagggtagagaagccagccagcagctgctgagggatgggaagggaggagctAGAGGGGTCGCTTTGGGGTGGACAAGCCCGCTCTTCCTTGTGGTGGTTTCTGCAGAGGTGGACATATGAAGAGTTGACAAATGGCTCCCTATAAGTATGTTTGTCACCTgtatgtggttttgtttgtttgtttgtttggttttttgagacagggtttctctttgtagcattggttgtcctggactcactttgtagaccaggctggtctcgaactcacagtgatccacctgccgctacctcccgagcactgggattaaaggtgtgcgccaccaggcctggctcatcACTTGTATGTTAAtagcatgccttttttttttttttcttctttctttctttctttctttctttctttctttctttctttttttccccccccagacaggatctctctgtattagacttggctgtcctggactcattttgtagaccaggctggccttgaacacagaaagatctacctgcctctgcctcccgagtgctgggattaaaggcgtgcgccaccaccgcccggctagcaCGTTTTTTTCTAAtgcttaaaatacttaaaattatattttattttatgggcatgAGTATTtgcctttgtgtgcatgtgcgcataactgctgaatcatcttttcagcccccaaagcaaccaaccaaacaaaaaaagctgtttttgaggcaatgtctcactacatagtcttgactggcctggaattcacagaagggtgcacgcctctgcctcccaagctctggaaCTGAAGGCTTATGCTACCACACCCAATTCAGGtcacaaaataaacatacaaattaCATCTATtctgtgtgcaagcacacatgtgggcatgtgtgtgccgTGACAGCTCCTTttagcatgtgggtgctggagatcaaacttaGAGGTACCTTCACCCATCCAGTCACCTTGCAggtcccctttctttctttttttaaaatttatttatttttattttatatgcattggtgttttgcctgcatgtatgtttttgggtgtcagatcttatagttacagacagttgtgagctaccatgtgggtgctgagaattgaactcaggacctctggaagagcagtttgtgctcttagccactgggctatctctccaggctaacctcccccaactccccccccccccccccccactttctttctttactggACCCTGGAGCCAGACTGTGTGAGCTTGGGCAAGTTACCTGACCTCTCTGTGCTTGGTTATCATCTTGCGTGTCAAATGGATGTTGTGCTTATTGTCGTTGGTGGCTCAATAGAATGAAGTCGCATCCCTAATTCTGGCTTCCCCTTGGTTACCCCGTGTATAGCTGCCACTTCTCCATGGGAGCCACTCTGTGCATTCGTATCCGCCGAGGGGCTCATTAACGTGCATCTGTCTGGCTAGCGCCCAAGGCTGCCATTCTGACAAGCTCCTTGGTCCTGCCAGTGCTTCTGGCTTTGAGGAGCAACACTTTGCCTAACCGGGTTTGGACCTCTGGgcttcctgccctcctgcctgaCGCCCTCACTAGGGCACGCCTGGCTGTCAGCAGCCTTGATTGCTCTGTGATTGccacctttcccctcctcccttactACCTGAAGCTGAGCTTTAGAAATCTGACCTGGGTGGAGGTGGCACTTCTCCCTCTACACTTGCATTGGGTCCTCATGGGTCTGATCTATGCTGAGGCTAGCCCCAGCCCAGGGTGTAGGCTTTCCTGGGGTCGGGCCGCAAGGGGGTCTAGTTTCTGAGCGGTTGGCTCACAGAGGGCTGGGACTGGATACCAGGGCCACCGTGGGACTGGCCTGATGGCTAAGAAAgtgatgttttgttttacagGGCTGGGGCTCACGGATGGCCCCATTGCGGGGGGCAGAACTGGTCCAGACGCCACTGCAGCTGTACCGTTACTTGCTGCGTTGTTGCCGGCAGCTGCCAACCAAGGGCATCCGGGAGCACTACAAGCATGCCGTCAGGCAGGTGGGAGCAGGTCTGGGGGAGGTGTCTTCTGGGGGCTAGAGTCACAGGGGCCAGGGAATGGATCTAGAAGTTTCATTAAGAAGTGCTACAAAAGCGAgcagctggcctctggcctccatctgtGGCACAGAGGCCGTATCAGCCGGCATGTCAGTGCTGTGCAGGGGCCTGGATGAGACAGCTTCATGGACATTAAAATAGACCGGgtagaggtgggggagagaactcagttgataaagtgctggccgtgcaagcgtgaggaccagCGTTAACCCCCGGGAAAGGCTGGAGGGGCAGCCGGGGAGTAGGATGCTGGCTGTGGATTAGGTGATGGCTGGATCCAGGCTAGTTTTTCTCAGTTTGATTGCTGTGGTTATATCGGAGGGTCCCTTTGTTTGGAAACATACAGTGAGGGTTTTGGGGGACAAGGCATGGTGCCTGTAACTTACTTTAAATGCCTCTGTATAGAGGATGATAAAGCCAGTGATGCAAAGTGGTAGCAATGGGCAGATGGGGAGTTCTGTGGACTCTAAACTACCTTTCTATGAGAAATCAGTTacggggctggggagagggctcagaggttaagagcattggcagctcttccagaggacccaggtcctaGTCTTACTATTCTCAGCCACCCCTGTATTGCATGCAcatggttcacagacacacacacacacacacacacacacacacacacacacacaccccacccataccacaaacaaaagaatacaatTTAAGCAATGTTAATAAGAAATCATTTCCAAATAAAGAGCTAAAAACTCAACTTCATAtagatatggaaaaagaaaaacagctggagcgtggtggtggtggtggtggtgcacacctgtagtcccagcactcaaatggcagaggcagaagtatatctctgagttcaaggccagcctggtctacatagtgagttccaggctagccagggctacatagtgagacattgtctcaaaaagaaaaagagaaacagcgGTAGCAACAAAGGTTGTGGGGAAACAGAAGGGAGTAATTAGCTTTGGGGGAGTCAGGGAAGACTTCCTGGATGTGGCACAAAGTGGGCTCCTGGGGTGAATACGAGAATATGGGGCAGGGGACACacggaagggaggagggaagagggaggagtcCATTCTTTTGGAAGAACCGTGAGGTTCACACACGGGAACCCAGATCTCAGGTCACTGGTCAGGAGCCAGGCTCTCCTACCGCTGcgctttcccttcctttctcttagcTTCCCCAGCACCAGCGCCTGGTGGTAGCGGTGGGCGGGGCCAGCCCTCCCCAGCAAGCTTGGTAAGCGCAGATTCCTAGGCTGAGCACATCAAACCCAGGAATTGGCGGCTCCCCCAGGCCCTGATCACCTGCCAAATAACTTGCAGACCCAGTGGCCGGCCTCCTTTTCATCTCCCCGCTGGCTTCTCGGCCAGTTTTGCTATTAAACAGACTAGGACTCAACCACTGCTGTGTTGAGAGATGCAGGGTGGCCTTGCAGCAGGGCTAAGAGGTGACCAGTGCCCCACAGCCTCTTGGGACTGTGCTCTGAAACTCCGAATTTCACTTGGTCGTGTTCTTTTATGCTGAAACTGACAGAGTTTCCAGGTTCACTCCGATGAAGACAATCCCGAGAGAATCCAGCAGATTATTAAAAGAGCCATTGAAGATGCCGAGTGGATCCTGAACAAGGTAAGTGCTTGCTTGGCGCTGGAGCGGGGATGCTGTAACCTCTTCAGCCACTAGGGGGCACCTGCGCATCACTGTTGAAAATGGAGGCGGCCACTGCCACCCgctctccttcctccctggtAGGAGGATGCTTTCTTGTCCTGCCAGGTGAGAGGGTCACCCTGACCCTGAAAGGCAGAATGAGCAGACCTGGGCGCAGGGACGGCTGTGTTTCCCTGAAAGGACAGCTCTACTGTCTGCCACTGCATAGCCTTATTTGGCTTGGAGGGAAGTTGTCTTGGGGGTGGTATCTTTTGACCGGGCCCTCCCCTTATCAGCCGTTTATTGAGAAACTGTCTTACTGACAGGACACAGGCCAACCTGACAGAAGCAGTCCCTAAGTTGAGGTCAACTTCGCGTGTGTGAAGCTGACGAAAACTAGGTTGTGGTATAGGATCAACCCAGAATCTacgtgtgggggggggggaggttgcaaggggggagggggaggcgctTAGGAGTGTGTCGAACTGGAGTGTCCCCAAGATCTTTGTCCTCCTAACTCAGGTGCTCCAGATGTGGGGCTTAAAATCCACTTTGCAAAACTCGGGTTTTGATAGGGCTCAGTGGTAGATTGCTCGCTTAGTGCAAAAGCCTCCTGGGCCTTAACCgtaacaggaaaaacaaaaacaggaagagaagaaaactcTCAGCGATTGGCTGGAAGCCTTGGCTTCTGAGGGTCTCCTCTGCCTGGGACTTTTCTCCTATAAACAAGACTCAACAGTAAGGACAAGCCCTGGCGAGTGCCGTGCTCAGTCCGGACACCTGCAGCCTCCTTGAGGCCTCCGGCCTTCCCACTAAAGAACGGTCTGGGGAAACCTGTGTGACATGGCGGAGTCCTTCGCTGTTCTCACTCGCTCCTAATCTCTCTGTCTTGCAGtataagaaacaaaactgagaacCAGGAGTTTGCACCGCGGCCGTCCTGGGGACGCTTGGAACTCAGAGGCCTCTCTGCCTTTGGAACTAAGGAGCAGCGTCAGTTCTGGAATATTCTTTGACCTTGAAACCATAGCCGGCATTCGGCTGGGTGGCTCTTGTCACTGCAGCCATGTCGCCAGCACCTTTTATGTCCCCTCTGCCAGCCAGGAATGATGTACAGTTTGGGGAGAACTTGGtgttcctctgcctcttctccgTGCTTCTCATTTCTGCCTATCTCTTCTTTTACTTTGCTCTGAAGGCAATGAATTTATTCTGGAGGTCCGTTTACCCTTCTCCAAGCCCCAGAAGAGATGCCCCCTCAGACGACCACCTGTACAGAAAAAAGAGAGTGGGTCTGAGAGCCAGGCAGTTGTGGATCTGAGTCCCAGCCAGCGTCCTCCGGGAGCAGGGACCTTGCActtcccttccccagctctgCGTCCTCCCAGTGGCTTGTCTGTGAGTTTGTCTTGTGCCCGTCTTTGTGCCCCACCAGCCCTCCTCACTGTGCCGTACTGTGTCCAGCAATCTGCTAAACTGCTCCTCCTGACGCTCCCTCCCAGCATGTTCCAGGCAGAAGAAGCCCTGGACCCCTGAGGTGGTGACCCGGGAGAAAGTGCAAGGAGGCAGGGTGGACACCAGCAGGTCCAGGCTTCTGTGCTCCGTGGTGT includes these proteins:
- the Lyrm9 gene encoding LYR motif-containing protein 9 codes for the protein MAPLRGAELVQTPLQLYRYLLRCCRQLPTKGIREHYKHAVRQSFQVHSDEDNPERIQQIIKRAIEDAEWILNKYKKQN